A stretch of the Balearica regulorum gibbericeps isolate bBalReg1 chromosome 25, bBalReg1.pri, whole genome shotgun sequence genome encodes the following:
- the LOC142605207 gene encoding glutathione S-transferase 2: MVVTLGYWDIRGLAHAIRLLLEYTETPYEERQYRPGPAPDFDPSDWTSEKEKLGLDFPNLPYLIDGPTKLTQSNAILRYIARKHKMCGETEEEILRMDMLENQIMDLRMSFAQLCYNPDFEKLKPAYLEQLPGKLRELSRFLGSRPWFAGEKLTFVDFVAYDVLDQHRMFVPQCPELQGNLGQFLQRFEALEKISAYMRSGRFMKTPIFWRTAQWCNTKE, translated from the exons ATGGTGGTCACCTTGGGATACTGGGACATCCGCGgg CTGGCCCACGCCATCCGCCTGCTGCTGGAGTACACGGAGACCCCCTACGAGGAGCGGCAGTACCGGCCCGGCCCAG cccctgacTTCGACCCGAGTGACTGGACCAGTGAGAAGGAGAAACTGGGCCTCGACTTCCCCAAC ctACCCTATCTCATCGACGGCCCCACCAAGCTGACGCAGAGCAACGCCATCCTGCGCTACATCGCCCGCAAGCACAAGATGT GCGGTGAGACAGAGGAGGAGATCCTCCGCATGGACATGCTGGAGAACCAGATCATGGATTTGCGTATGAGCTTTGCCCAGTTGTGCTACAACCCCGACTTT GAGAAGCTGAAGCCGGCGTACCTGGAGCAGCTGCCGGGGAAGCTGCGGGAGCTGTCACGGTTTCTGGGCTCCCGGCCGTGGTTTGCAGGGGAGAAG cTCACCTTTGTGGACTTTGTGGCGTACGACGTGCTGGACCAGCACCGCATGTTTGTCCCCCAGTGCCCCGAGCTGCAGGGCAACCTGGGCCAGTTCCTGCAGCGCTTCGAG GCGCTGGAGAAGATCTCTGCCTACATGCGGTCGGGGCGCTTCATGAAGACCCCCATTTTCTGGCGCACGGCGCAGTGGTGCAACACCAAGGAGTGA